Within the Medicago truncatula cultivar Jemalong A17 chromosome 4, MtrunA17r5.0-ANR, whole genome shotgun sequence genome, the region tgaaataaatattatgcATGACGTTCTAAGGCTGATAAATATGTTTTgacttaatacatcatttggtcccttaacttaattctttttattgaattggtcccctaactattaaacgtttcaatttggtcatttatctttgttttcatcatctatttaatcatattttattaattttaaacctCTCAAAAAGAagaccgttggataaaggaGGTCCATCAGATCTAACAGTGTATCACTAACACCTAATATAATGCCCCTTTCATcttccatcttttatttcttctccATCCTATGAACTTCATACTACCACCACAGCCCAGAAAATAATATCTAACACCACAACCTTTAACCCATTAACTCATATAAACTCGTAGAATAAACTCTTTACCACATCTTCGGTAACATTTGAGTTTATGGGTTTTTCTTACAATCAAACATTATGCctctttcatcttcatcttcaacattCACAAAAGCTTACAAACTTCCAATTTTAACATACAACTCTCACTCTTTGCATTAGGAATTGAATCAGTTACCATAACACCCACCAACCCAAACTTAAACGATAAACTCACAGATGTCAAACTTTGATACTAAAACAGTAAAACGCGAAAACCTCTTCCTCGATTCGTCTTTCAATTCACGTGGTATGTAAAGTTGTGTAATTTATAAAAGGTGATTTTTTTCTCTGGAGAAATCTTttcataattcttttttttttaatgttaattgtttgtcatagtttattttatttgactatGTATACAAATAGAAAGAGGCGTGAATTATTTGTGGTGGATTATGGGTTTGTTTGTGGTGattcatgttgttgttgttgaagaatcaattgttgtttgttgttaattaacggatttaattgatttttatgaatttaaatgatGATTCATGATTGTTGCTGATTTATGTTGTTGCTAATGGAAGAATTGTTCTGACCGTGAAATCACTTCATCATCCCCAAGCAACAGAGAAGAAGAAATCACATCCAGCCACAATTCttaagggaaagaaaaaaatggcaTATGCTGCAATGAAACCCATTAAGCCTGGTTTGGAAGAATCTCATGAACAGATCCATAAGATTAGGAGGATCATTCgttgggaagaagatgaagaaagtaatATAATTAGGCGCTGGTGATACACGATTAGATCTGATAGACCtcctttatccaacggtctTCTTTTTGAGaggtttaaaattaataaaataggatcaaattgatgatgaaaacaaagataaatgaccaaattgaaacgtttaatagttaggggaccaattcgaaaaaaagaattaagttaagggaccaaacgatGTATTAAGCCATATGTTTTCAAAACATTAGTTGATCCTATGAAGGCCTAAAACCAGTGTAGGAGGTAGAAGAagtttttaaaaaggaaaagtcATTTGGACGTTTGTTTGTAGTTGATCACCATCACATAGTGTTTCGTTGGGGGCAAATGGAGGCGAAGGAAACAAAATGGCTTCTGACTCAATTTTAATCGCATTAACAAAAACATCCTTATATAAAATctatcatgaaaaaaaaaaaaaaaaacttattttagacACTGTTAGTATCAAGAGTTTTTGCACTTTAGTCATTCATAACCGTCACATAATTAGAAATGTTTGACTTTTATCATGACGACTTCTAAAGTCACACACATGATTGGTTGTGATGTGCTGacaatgtaattttattttacactaACAGCgcatgaaaattaaactctGGAAAAATGCTAGAAATAGTTAACTAGTCATTGCTCTACTACATTGAAGTCCCTCTTCCTACTTCTAAAGTCACACTCATGATTGGTAGTGATGTGCTGacaatgtaattttattttttgcgttgtagattttttttttaagtttgtcgttttgtcttttgatttattaattatagCATTATTTAAACTGTCCAAGTTATTCAATTAACATGTAAGGTTTCATCTATTGGAATTTTTTCTTATCAGATACTGCAAAATTAACATCTGTTTTGACACATTACAgtctaataaaataatttggatGGATGATCACGATATGGCAATTTAATGTAATGGATAAACTGAGCGACTCAGATGaacaaattgaaaatatgaagGACAAAATTTAATGCAGAGAAAAGATATAGGGACAAACTTAATTaagatataattttatttttgtcatacATGTTATTTTTGGGCAGtattgtatcaatttttttagtttctatcTTTTCCCTTTTGGTCATAAAAGCACgggaatagaaaataaaatggaggaAGAAAGGGTTAGGCAGTAAAACACAAATCTGAGTTGTTATTAATACCGTGTTTTTGCATTTTCTAGTAAATTATGGATCTTTAGTCTTCACTGCATTGGGTTTTTATTTTGTCACTAGCttatttttctctattctttGATTGGTTTCTTTAGGGGGATCAATAATGTTGATCAACATGCTTCAAAATCTAATGATGAAAAGTCATGTACCAGAAGCAAGGAAGGTCAGTGATCTCCatcatattttatgttttgttttgttgatggCTTTTAATAGTTCAATGAGATTGGTAAATAGTAGGAATTGTTGTCCTATTTGGTGTTTCTTACAATAGCTTCTGATAGCACTGTGTACTTTTGCAGGAAAATCAGGAGATCCAGTGGGTAATGTCTCTAAATCCCTATTTAGTTCAACTGCTTTTGTTCTTGTAGCATTTCTTGGAAACTTGGAAATCTTATATCCTTTCATTATTTCAGAAGTGTCAATCCTGCTGAGGATGCATCCCCTTTTACTTGAGGTGTGAGGCATGCATCTAAGTCATATCATGACCTTTTTGGTCAAAATGgcttttttgtttagttttggcAGGAACGAGGGATAGGTGACCTATAGAAAGTTTTAAACTCTGGCATCATTTCGCCTACATGTTTGAGATTGGCTGTACCAGATAGTTGCCTTCTTATTGGTAGCTGAAATGACACTTAAAATCCCTACTTATTCGTTCTTTATCCTATTGAGTATGGAATAAGAAGCAGTAGAGTTGTCGATCTGGCTTATCTGCGGGAAAATATTGACAGaagcataaaaaacaaaaaaaaaaactttgaacaACGTTGAAGGACAAACTTAGGTGGCTTCACACATCTTTGGTGGTTATTCTTTTCACCATCAGATCAAGATGCATTCTCCTTTTTGTCACCTTCAAACTGAAGGAAACACATACAAACTTAGCTGCTCATTACAAGCCAAACTGATAACAGCATACTTTATTCATATTGTCTCTCTCCCTCAATAAATTTTGTTGCATTACTTGCAAGAGTCATCAATATTGTCTATCTCTCTTAAAATGACGTAGTTTTTCGGACTGCTGCCTCAACATGCCTTTCTCCTCATTTTGATACATATTGTAATATATTCCATGTGAATGACATCTTTTACtcaatttgtttgtttaattgAATGTCAGAGAAACCTCAAGGGAACACtgttgaaaatgagaaaataaggACACTGCAGAGAAGCTTACATCGTTCACTGAAGCCAGAGATAGCAAAGCTTTGTGAAATTCTTCATCTCCCAGTATGCTACTTGTTTTTACTTTACTAGGTTTTACTTGCTGTGTGTTTGTACCATGGTTTCGTCGACTAGAGTACGCTTTATTTTCTGGAATGTTCTCGAGTTTTTTAATCACGGTTTGATTTTGTTGGAGAGCGTTCATGTGTCATTACTCAGTGATGGATTAATTTTGTTGTATTATGGAGTCATTGAATACATTGAAATGGCCGCAATAATGGCTATACTTGTAAGCAATAAAACCTGGATTCAAGATTATGAATGCCCATAACCTAAGGAATATGGAGCACGTacctttcaatttcaaaatagtttacAATTTCATAGATATTTGAATGCATTTGACTTTGGTTTTAAAAATGAGGATTGCTGTTGAATTCTTCTAATCCAACTTTGCCCGCAACATCAAGCACTTTAAAAGATTGTTCACTGTTATTCACGTGTCTTGTGATGGTTGATCTAGTATGCCAATCTAAGCTCTATTATCATCAAATTAGATGGTGTTTTAACATATCTTTGTGACATTGCAGGATAATGTCAAGAGTATGGCTGgaaaatttcttgaatataCGATGAACAATTACAAGATCTGTACAGAACCAGTATCAATATTACAGGCCTTTCAATTATCTCTGGTCagaatattttctatatttttcttttgtttcattcatttctttttcttattcagtTTCCCCCTACCTTAGCATGGCAgcattactttttctttctttttttcttcagaaaattggaatttttttttttctttttccctgTAAATATGTGACTGCCAGTAATCCAAGGTCAATTGTATAAGTAGATTGTTTTTGTGGTCACATAAGATTTGGCTGTTGCCAGCTTTTTCCTCGTTTTGTTTTGCGCCTTCTGGAACTTGTTTTGAATTATTGCCTCCTCTCCAGGATCTCACTAAATTATAAAGAACATTATGCTTGGTTCTTGATCCAGCTGGTCAACTTCAtgcttattttttatgttgcCTACCTTGAAACTAAATGCAAGTTGAGATTCTGATTCCTGGGTAGCATAGTCAGCTGGATAATAAATGAGGCTACATTCAAGCCTCCACATGCATGTAGGCATTGGTTTCATGGTAAAAAAATGTTGACTTGAAGCAACTCCAATTATTCTTTACCCGATTCTGTGATAGGCTACAGTAGAAAGAAATAAGATACTGAAATAAGACTGGTAGTATTAATGTAAATGGTAacagaaaaatagaagaaaatctTATAGCAAGCTATCAGCCCCAGCCAAGTGGTTCCCTCACCAGAGAATAATTCCTGGTGATCCCACTCACTTCTAACAGAATTCCAGAATGAAGCCCACTCTCTGCCCTCATTACTTATGTAACTAACTTTCCCCTGTACAAGTCATTTCCCTCACTTGCCAGCTCAGTCGGTCcattattcttaaaaaatttcCTATAGTAAACCTGCTAAGCCTTGGACCTGCCATCAGGACTTGGTATCAGCTGGCCCAATTCTTCTACACAAGTTCTATCACTTAGTTTcaattgaatatttattttctccCAGTCATTATATTTAaacaatttcctttttctttgaaatttatTTGACCCCTTTATCCTTTTTTCCTCCTCCTTATGGCACAACGATCACCATCTCAAAACCCCATTTAATATGGGAATATACTATTTACTTGATGGCCTTTAATACATTTAACTCACTAGCTTTTTCCTGTATTGTTTCAGTGTTGGACAGCTGCTTCTCTGCTAAGCCACAAACTTGACACTGAAGCTTCCCTCATTCTTGCAAAGCAGCACTTGAATTTTGACTGTAATAAAGATGCCGTTGATGAAATTAATGCAATGCTTTGGGATCTGAAGGACAAGTTTTTATTACGTACAGGAAGCTCCGGTGTCAATTGCTCTCCAAAGGCCTCTGAATCATCAAACAGGGTTCATTCAAACACAGATGTAACATCAGATGTTGAATTGACCAAAAAAGTTATTTCCAGAATTTCCAGAAATACTAAAGAAACTCAGAAGCGCAAAGACCAATGGAGAGAGCTACTTCATATGCAACAGGAAAACAAACTTAAGTTGCAAAGAGATTTTGAGACCGAAATGGCTGATTTAGGAAGAAGGTACAAAATAGAGTGGGTAGCTATTAAATCCCAAgctctgaagaagaagaagaacgagATGCTCAGTAATTTCACAAGTGGATTTGATGAaatgaaaacagaaataaaaagtaaGTATGACGTACGTCTCCGTGCTCTAGAGACCGAACATTTGGAAGCAAGACAGAAATTCCGAGAGTCGTCGTTACAAAATGAATTGTCAAACCTAGTTTCTTCGAAGGAACTTGAAACTCCCCTTAATGCTCCGAAAATCCTTCTGTCTGATGAAGTGCTAGAAACTAGTTGTGCACAGGCCACTGCCAGTGAGTTGAGTAGGGAGGCAGCTGTGGGGTTACCCAGCACAGTCAGAAGTACTGTTTATCCAGAGAATACAGCTCCTCTGTCCGCAGATCAAATATCTGATGGAGGTTTAGATGGGGTTGTATCATCAAGGCCTTGTAACTCTTCTAGTCCAAGTAATGGTCATCCAGCTACAATTTCTCTGTTGAATTCACCATCTTCAACTCAACAAGTTTCTGATAGAGTCTTGCCGACCATAGCTGATGGACAGATACCAGTCATAGTGCCAGAATTGATAAGAGATGCAGCTGTGGGATTCCCCAGCACAGTTAGAACTACTGATTATCCAGAGAATGCAGCTCCTTTGAATTCTTCATCAACAGATCAAATATCTGATGGAGGTTTAGACGGTGTTGTATCATCATCGCCTTGTATCTTTTCTAGTCCAGGCGATGGTCGTCCAGCTACATCTTCCCTTTTGAATCCGCCTTCTTCAAAGCAGCAAGTTCCTGATAGTGTCGTGCCAGCTATAACTGATGGACAAATACCAGTCACAATGCCAGAAAATAGCCATGAAGAGGCTGAATGTGAATTAGTAGACAACATGGAAGTGAATGAGAGTACTACACCGGACAACCAGGAAGTAGTACAGAGAACCATAGCTGAAAACACTTCGTCCCAAGAGACTTCAGTATCTAGAGCACGGGATTCCATTGAGCCTCGAGAGCAAGTGCAGGTGCAGCCATTATCATCCGTAGAATCACCGCTTAGTCTGCCAGAAAATAGCCATGAAGAGGCTGAATATGAATTAATAGACAACATGGAAGTAAACGAGAGTACTACACCAGACAACCAGGAAGTAGTACAGAGAACCATAGCAGAAAACACTTTGTCCCAAGAGACTTCAGTATCTAGAGCACGGGATCCCATTGAGCCTCGAGAGCAAGTGCAGGTGCAGCCATTATCATCTGTAGAATCACCACTTAGTCCAGTTCATATTTTACCTGCAAATCAACCAAATCGTGTTTCAATGGTCATGGAGCCTCCAGAGCAGGTGCGGTTACCCTCTTCAGGGTTCCTTTCTTCCAACCGAGATTTCTGTCTCTTACCTTTGGCGACTGGAGGTGTAGACCGGGAAGGGACCAATAAAGATTCTCTCTCCAGACAATTTCCTGAGGCAATGATTGAGGTTCGAAATCAAGCTGTTGAGCAACCTACCTCAAACATGGAAGTTGATTCACATTCACGTCTAGTTGTGCCTCCTGGCTCAAACATGGTCCTTGATTCACTTGTGCCTGGTGGATTCGGAGCCCATTTGACAGACACACGAAATATGTCAACTCACAGAGTTATCAATAATCTTCCCATACAGACTCCAGCACAATTGGCTTCGAGGAATTTTCGACCTTACTTCCATGATCCACTCAATTATGAATTGGAAAGACTACGTAAACTGACAGATCAAAATCGGAAAAACCATGAAGATATGGTTagcttctttccttcttctctcATTGATGTGAGAATACCAATTAGATTTTATATCttatatcttctttttttttataactgcTATATTGTTCTATTTGTTGGAGCAGAAGTTACAGCTGAAATGTAATTTTGAGAAGGAAGTTGAGGAACTTCACAGGAAGTATGATATTCAAATGAAGGAGATTGAGGTTGAGTTtcagaaaacaaagaagaacTATGATACGCAATCTAGAACAGTATATATACATAAGATATTGGCTGATACTTTTAAAAAGGCTAATTTTGATCCTATGTTTTCCGGTGCATCGGGAATGCTGCAAGGAATACTCCCTTATGGTGAGTTCAGTAATTGTTGAAATGTCTATGACATCTATTTTTCTCTTGATCttgactataatttttttaccaaaataagAAGTATATTTGCTGCTCTCGTAAACATATCTGAATTGCTGTTACCAgtaagatatttgtgaaggacAATATAGTGCTTCTTCTAATTTTTAAtcacttttataattttaaacacCTCCCCAAAATAGGAAAATGCAAATCTGCAAAAAAATGCATTTGCTGCAGCTGTTGTTTTTAAGGTTGGCTGTTTGGATTTTCCTAAATGTTTTGGGaaggttttatttaattaagtatgCAATTGTATATGTCTTTTGCTGTGTTTGCGAGCACATTCATCTCTTCACATTCTACTAATTTAGGGACAAATCCTCTGCTCTTTCTGGTTTATCATTTTCTAACCACATTATACTATTGTCAGATGCAGGTTTTTCACAGCTTTTATTTCAGCCTTCAAGACAGCAAAATGCTACTCAGCCCCCTCTGGTTGCTAGTTCCTCTGTCTGTAGACCTCCCACAACCACATTGCAGAATTCACATGTTTCAACTAGCTCTCACACTATGGTACCACCACCCACACAGGCCTCTTACAATACATCAGGAAATATCAGCGGGTTTTCTGCAAGAATACCTCATACCAACTCCATCTCTTCACCCTCGGGAAATCAGCAAACAGGTAGGGAGATACGTTCCCCTCTGCGACGTCTCCTGCCTCGTTTACCCTCAACATCTGTATCAGCCTCTGGTATCAGTGGGGATATCCGTACCCCTGCACCACCTCTTCCGCCTTATAGACCTTCAGCATCGATACCAGCATCCACTCATAGCGGGGAGATACGTGCCCCTGCCCCACATCTCCCGCCATATAGACCTTCTACAACTGTACCACCCTCCACTCATAGCGGGGAGATACGTACCCCTGCACCACATCTGATGTATAGACCTTCAACATTTGTACCACCCTCCACTCATAGCGGGGAGATACGTGGCCCTGCACCGCATCTCCCACCGTACAGACCCTCAACATCTGTACCAGCCTCAAGTTTCAGTGGAGTTCCACTTTGTATTCCTAATCAACCTGCACCTAGTAACTCTTCTGCAAATTCTTTATCATTAACGTCTCAGTGGCTTCCCAGACCAATGCCGGCAATCTCTCAGTTTGGTCCTCATAGGGGGCATGGGCATGAGAACACAGGTGGGTTCCCCTCTCCTAACCTATCTGCCGGGGATATGCGCATGAGTTCTAATAGCCAATCTAGCATTAATCTGCCAAATACTATGCCGCGTATGTCAGATCATTCCCAATTTGGCACAAGTAGCAGCATGCCAGCTAACTCAGCCCAAGAAGCTACACCTTCTGATGTTGTCTGTATATCAGATGATGACTGACCAGAGGAAgtgttcaaatattttttgcaTATTTGTCCTAACACTAGGCGATGATACATATGCTCATTTTTCTGCTAATCAATCAAGCATCTGACTTGAATTTAGGACATAATTTTGGTGATGGTAAGTGGCAATGCCTTGCTCACcagtttttgttttgtgtaactaatcattaatttattatataccAGATGTACATATATAACGTATACTTAATGTAATTAAGTACATGGTTATCTTGGGGATTGCAATTAATAGCCGTACGCATAAATTAAAcagtattttcatttttttaacggAGAATAAAACAGTATTTAAATATCATATCTatcatgaatttatttttttattttattttttaagagtaTGGGTCTCTTTTTTGTTAACCTATTGTAAGCACACTTAATTTTGAACATTCTGCCACTCAAtcttttattaaatgaaattattatggGAGCCACGTATTGAAAATAGGTCATACATAAAGCGGTGGAATCAGATGGATTTAAGCTAATATAAAAGAGtagtaaaatttaattaaaaaaaatacagattTGATCTACTAAATACAGATGTTCATAAGGTGTTATTAAACTATTAAGTGGAATTATTCTAACACAAGTTACTCTTGCTAATTTGATTccgcaattttttttttattgaatttaacaTTGATATATGTATATTATTAAAAGCGTGGGGTagtatatatctttttttaggggagtaCATGCTAATATCGTGTTTCCTTCACAATAATAAAACTAAGGAAATGTTAAAGAGTATCATTGAAGCATTGGTTGAAAGAACATagatagaaataatttattgaaaaattgtatgtaaataaatattttcttcgTTTATTTTAACTTcttgagaaacaaaaaaaaactttgtttatttttttgtggaataatttgttttctgagaaatttatttaattgaatgaattttttgtAGATGATGAGGTatacataataaaatttattaaaatatatttatatttgagtttatcgAATATGACATATCTTTATTGTTGTTTACTATATTTGAGTGAGGATTACAGCCACAAGTAAGCCATGATAATGGCTGAAATTTCCACTTATCGTTTTGTCCCTTTATATTACTCTTTAGTTTTTTCCATGACAACGATGTTTTATGGACATCTACTTTTTTGTACTTATACGACATCTAATTAATGATATGAAAAATTTTAGTTTAGTTAATTTAGATCACGTTAAATATTATAGTTAATCATTTAATTTATCATCTATTTAAATGAGTTAATTACAATTGTATATGTGATTAACTTGGTGTCGTGCAtgtgtagtaaaaaaaaatgtgtgtccATAAAACATTATTGTTTTAATAAATGAGAAATAAGACAAAACATCAAACAAAACTACACACTAAATGAGAAGACAACTCTCATCGTTatcttcaaataaaatcaaacggAACtcgggtgtgtttggtttgcaaaacagtaagtactggacagaacagtataagatagaacagtacaacacaaggcagaacaacacaggacaaattttttatggtattgagtaatttttagttttatacgatttttgagggacaacatgctattttggtattttagacaatttgtacgtgagacaaaaagttgtgatgtggtttggtgagggacaaaaatatgagtttttgtcctgtcccttgcctccaatttgtcctgtacctgaaacagttttacaaatcaaatacTGGACAATTAGAATTGTTCTGTCCTGTCcttattttttagcaaatcaaacgcacccgaAGAGGACCAACTTAGTTGAAAATCAGCACATCAATTCCATTGTGATAAACATGGAGCATAGAGATAGACCAATCCGATTTAGCTAAATATCATTGTTTGAAAATAATACCATGAAAATATGTTGTAAACATCTTAAAACTTACCAAAAACATGATAAATGTTATGATTTTGGTAGTGAAATATTGTTTGGATACTTCAACATGATAAATGTTCATGTGTAGAGCACTCCAATAGGCATTACGtagttttttgtattttttatttttctccatAAAGAACAACTACCCCTCTAATTTATTGGTCATGCCTCCAATATGGTTGAATGGTATCTATTGACTAAAACACAAGTTAACATCAATCTTATCACCTAATttcctttgtatttttaattgtgaTTCGTATCTAATCATCACCATCTATTAAAGATAATATGTATATAGGGTTGAATAAGATTTGTGTTAATTTCCTGAGATGACATGCTTATCTCTGGCTGATATTAAAAGTTTagcaattttgaatttgaatttttaatcacTTCTGACAAGGAACTCGCGGGTCATATTCATTGCTTCGTGACATTGTTAACTCTTACTAAATTTTAGCCGGTGCTCCGCTCGGAtttattgtaaagggattgacttacaaataataaaatgtcatatataataattaatggtgaaaaaataacacgtgataatttatagtagacaaaataaaacacttcataaaatatataaaatatgaaaatattataaaagaaaattcggtaatcctatcaataatttggatatatataaccaattttacatggaaattagggtagccgaaaaaaagtataaaatagaaggcatcaaacgtgatcattgacatgctcatagtttctagaacaaaaaagtataaaataaaagacatcaaacgtgatcattgatatgctcatagtttctagaacaaacgtgcaacatcaaataagtgtagatcatattttcttcaaaaaaaaaaggcaagagaataggaatgaaattggtgcgaatgcatttttttagatgaaatttgttaggttaaataattgcaaacctaataaagcaaatgagcgagaaaaaattaggttaaactagaccattgacccgtgctaacgcacatgtcatttaaaaaattaatactcactgaaaaaataagacattgtagttcgcttgaatgtaaaaattatcgtgaatcaaagcaaaatgtcaattaccatagactttgttattgttccataattctagtacgtagttcctattactttaacataacatataattttaaaagggaaactgaAGTTCATTGACATGTAAATAGtttcaataaataagaaaatgaatagtacacaaaaaagtcctacacattacggGAAACTTCTCTGTAGATCACACTTGATGCAACATCGGTATCATCGCCgtcgtcgtcattaatcaatatttttaaaccacccctcgaagtaacccgtgatattgcgacgtacaactgtccatgtgaaaaataacaaagatgaatccaaaacgacatctaaaaatttcaataaatagaTAGCTACCTCAGTTGACTCAATCATGCTTTCAATTGTAATTTGGTTAGTGTTGAGCAAGTCATCTGATAAAGACGCGGAGCTGTTCGTTGAAATTTGACTGACACTTCGGGTGAACTgtattgatgcatttttcattctaataAAATGGCACCAATGTTAATAGAAGAGTGGTGAGACCTCCAGACAACTTAattgtgacaaaaaaaacttgtctttattctaaagcatataaaaatgtaaatggtTACCGTGTCATGTACACAGCGACATCAGGCAAATCGCCATTAAGTATCAGCTTAGTCCCATTAAAGGCATTAGCAACTCCCataacacctaattttttttaaaatcaacagCAAGTGaacataatttcacatttcattgttgatatcAGCAGAAAGCACAAACTTAAAATACGACATACCTAAATACATGCGTGTCTTGCAAAACTGCAATATCAATATAGTAGGTGTGTCGTTGTCATGGTTGCCAAAAAAGGTCACAATTTTGTCAACATGTTCACCCCAAAGAGAGCAATGCAAGCGGTTGTTTCTGCaataaaatattaccaaaatatcaattcagaaacataaggtatattaaaattatattacaacCAAGTACAAAGAAAGAGACAAATCTTACTCAAGATCTTCTAAAGTGAGATCAATAACCCTGCTTTTCCTTTCGTCCTTTTCAGTTTCCCTTATATTACCTCTTTCAATTACATGACCAATAACATCTGAAATTACATATACAAAGGCAAAAACAAATGTATGAAATTCCTAAACGAATGCTTATAGGTAGAAATAATGTACAACACACATTCAGAATTGAAGTCTTACCCGTATATACTTCCTCGACAGTTGAAGAGAGAATTTCATTGAATGGCTTGAACTCAAAAACGTTCATAGGGATAGCAAGCGAGTGTACTTTGGTAAAAGTTGAATTGTGCATCATACTAAGCTTATGTTTGTGTGAAGTTACCTTATAAGGACTTTCATTAAAATCTACAATTGCATTTTCAAGCTGATATGTACCCCTTCTTGAACCATGGACCTGAACTTTGCCACCAAATCTTTTCTAGCTGTGGCGTGAATACGTCCA harbors:
- the LOC11412065 gene encoding helicase protein MOM1 isoform X3; this translates as MDMRTESSSSGSAKEPSAKEATLGSAVVQSNSTTHETSDIPERVQSDCHEKETSQTLAIRDSDSNESLIRKCVGNEKGQNLTPSKRKSTVVDKHSDVSPRVVDDENCNLIVNPDPEKLCCNVVETSGPSKRIRGINNVDQHASKSNDEKSCTRSKEGKSGDPVEKPQGNTVENEKIRTLQRSLHRSLKPEIAKLCEILHLPDNVKSMAGKFLEYTMNNYKICTEPVSILQAFQLSLCWTAASLLSHKLDTEASLILAKQHLNFDCNKDAVDEINAMLWDLKDKFLLRTGSSGVNCSPKASESSNRVHSNTDVTSDVELTKKVISRISRNTKETQKRKDQWRELLHMQQENKLKLQRDFETEMADLGRRYKIEWVAIKSQALKKKKNEMLSNFTSGFDEMKTEIKSKYDVRLRALETEHLEARQKFRESSLQNELSNLVSSKELETPLNAPKILLSDEVLETSCAQATASELSREAAVGLPSTVRSTVYPENTAPLSADQISDGGLDGVVSSRPCNSSSPSNGHPATISLLNSPSSTQQVSDRVLPTIADGQIPVIVPELIRDAAVGFPSTVRTTDYPENAAPLNSSSTDQISDGGLDGVVSSSPCIFSSPGDGRPATSSLLNPPSSKQQVPDSVVPAITDGQIPVTMPENSHEEAECELVDNMEVNESTTPDNQEVVQRTIAENTSSQETSVSRARDSIEPREQVQVQPLSSVESPLSLPENSHEEAEYELIDNMEVNESTTPDNQEVVQRTIAENTLSQETSVSRARDPIEPREQVQVQPLSSVESPLSPVHILPANQPNRVSMVMEPPEQVRLPSSGFLSSNRDFCLLPLATGGVDREGTNKDSLSRQFPEAMIEVRNQAVEQPTSNMEVDSHSRLVVPPGSNMVLDSLVPGGFGAHLTDTRNMSTHRVINNLPIQTPAQLASRNFRPYFHDPLNYELERLRKLTDQNRKNHEDMKLQLKCNFEKEVEELHRKYDIQMKEIEVEFQKTKKNYDTQSRTVYIHKILADTFKKANFDPMFSGASGMLQGILPYDAGFSQLLFQPSRQQNATQPPLVASSSVCRPPTTTLQNSHVSTSSHTMVPPPTQASYNTSGNISGFSARIPHTNSISSPSGNQQTGREIRSPLRRLLPRLPSTSVSASGISGDIRTPAPPLPPYRPSASIPASTHSGEIRAPAPHLPPYRPSTTVPPSTHSGEIRTPAPHLMYRPSTFVPPSTHSGEIRGPAPHLPPYRPSTSVPASSFSGVPLCIPNQPAPSNSSANSLSLTSQWLPRPMPAISQFGPHRGHGHENTGGFPSPNLSAGDMRMSSNSQSSINLPNTMPRMSDHSQFGTSSSMPANSAQEATPSDVVCISDDD